Proteins from one Gibbsiella quercinecans genomic window:
- a CDS encoding helix-turn-helix transcriptional regulator, whose translation MSLIDDSNVSEQTHTQSNIDNRKLLGAFLRARRESLDPNRLGLPRMRQRRTPGLRREEVAQLADVGITWYTWLEQGRPIQASIKTLTAIANALQCNEAETHHLFMLAGQSLPPAHQRPLCKQVSICGQRMLDQLDPMPAIINNARFDIMGFNRAYCLLVGVDLAQIPPEDRNCIYLAFTHKAWRASLLDWDEVMPNMVAMFRAQMAEHLGDPLWEKHLERYMAASEDFRATWERYEVRAINNNIKRFNNSQVGVMSLHQNNWWSAARNGDRMMVYMPADEQSERRLRQLTSGALASESE comes from the coding sequence GAACAAACACATACGCAATCCAACATCGACAACCGCAAACTGCTGGGGGCTTTCCTGCGCGCACGGCGCGAAAGCCTGGATCCAAACCGCCTGGGGTTGCCGCGTATGCGCCAACGGCGCACTCCCGGCCTGCGCCGTGAAGAAGTAGCCCAGCTCGCCGACGTTGGCATTACCTGGTACACCTGGCTGGAGCAGGGCCGGCCGATTCAGGCCTCGATCAAAACCCTGACCGCCATCGCCAATGCACTGCAGTGCAACGAAGCAGAAACCCATCACCTGTTTATGCTGGCGGGGCAAAGCCTGCCCCCCGCGCACCAACGCCCGTTGTGCAAGCAGGTTTCCATTTGTGGGCAGCGGATGCTGGATCAACTGGATCCGATGCCGGCGATTATTAATAACGCACGCTTCGACATTATGGGGTTCAACCGCGCTTACTGCCTGTTGGTGGGGGTTGATCTGGCGCAGATCCCCCCCGAGGATCGTAACTGCATCTATCTGGCCTTCACCCATAAAGCCTGGCGTGCCAGCCTGCTGGACTGGGATGAGGTAATGCCGAATATGGTGGCGATGTTCCGTGCACAGATGGCGGAACATCTGGGCGATCCTCTGTGGGAAAAACATCTGGAGCGCTACATGGCCGCGTCGGAGGATTTTCGTGCCACCTGGGAACGCTACGAAGTGCGTGCAATCAACAATAATATCAAGCGGTTCAACAATTCCCAGGTTGGCGTGATGAGCCTGCACCAGAATAACTGGTGGTCGGCGGCAAGAAATGGCGATCGGATGATGGTGTATATGCCGGCGGATGAACAGAGCGAACGCCGCCTGCGGCAGCTAACCAGCGGAGCGCTCGCATCTGAAAGCGAATAA
- a CDS encoding DEAD/DEAH family ATP-dependent RNA helicase, with the protein MTTEFETSFVDLGLSAPIISALTDLGYEKPSPIQAECIPHLLNGRDVLGMAQTGSGKTAAFSLPLLHNLDAALKAPQILVLAPTRELAVQVAEAMTDFSKHMHGVNVVALYGGQRYDVQLRALRQGPQIVVGTPGRLLDHLKRGTLNLSSLKGLVLDEADEMLRMGFIEDVETIMAEIPADHQTALFSATMPEAIRRITRRFMNEPQEVRIQSSITTRPDISQSYWTVQGMRKNEALVRFLEAEDFDAAIIFVRTKNATLEVAEALERSGYSSAALNGDMNQALREQTLERLKDGRLDILIATDVAARGLDVERISLVVNYDIPMDSESYVHRIGRTGRAGRAGRALLFVENRERRLLRNIERTMKLTIPEVELPNAELLGQRRLAKFAAKVQQQLESSDLDQYRALLAKLQPEEELDMETLAAALLKMAQGERPLILPPDPVFKPRQRRELNERDDRRRDSSERPRRERRDVGEMQLYRIEVGRDDGVEVRHIVGAIANEGDISSRYIGNIKLFASHSTIELPKGMPGEILNHFTRTRILNKPMNMQLLGDAQPHERRDRGNGGERRGGRPFNGERREGAPRRSFGERREGGNAERRGGNFNRDGKPAARRDDAAPAAPRRRFGDA; encoded by the coding sequence ATGACTACTGAGTTTGAAACCTCTTTTGTTGACCTGGGGCTGTCAGCTCCGATCATTTCTGCCCTGACAGATTTGGGCTACGAAAAACCATCACCGATCCAGGCTGAGTGTATTCCTCACCTGTTGAATGGCCGCGATGTGCTGGGTATGGCACAGACCGGTAGCGGTAAAACCGCAGCGTTTTCGCTGCCCCTGCTGCACAACCTGGATGCAGCCCTGAAAGCACCACAAATCCTGGTGCTGGCGCCGACCCGCGAACTGGCGGTTCAGGTTGCTGAAGCAATGACCGATTTCTCCAAGCACATGCATGGCGTTAACGTTGTGGCCCTGTACGGCGGCCAGCGTTATGACGTGCAGCTGCGCGCCCTGCGCCAGGGCCCACAGATTGTGGTGGGCACGCCAGGCCGTCTGCTGGATCACCTCAAACGCGGTACGCTGAACCTCTCCAGCCTGAAAGGTCTGGTACTGGACGAAGCCGACGAAATGCTGCGCATGGGCTTTATTGAAGACGTTGAAACCATCATGGCCGAGATCCCTGCGGATCATCAGACTGCACTGTTCTCTGCCACCATGCCGGAAGCGATCCGCCGTATCACCCGCCGCTTTATGAACGAGCCGCAGGAAGTGCGTATTCAATCCAGCATCACTACGCGCCCGGATATCAGCCAGAGCTACTGGACTGTGCAGGGCATGCGTAAAAACGAAGCGCTGGTACGTTTCCTGGAAGCGGAAGACTTTGATGCCGCCATCATCTTCGTACGCACCAAAAACGCCACGCTGGAAGTGGCCGAAGCGCTGGAGCGCAGCGGTTACAGCAGCGCTGCGTTGAACGGCGACATGAACCAGGCGCTGCGCGAGCAAACCCTGGAGCGTCTGAAAGATGGCCGCCTGGATATTCTGATCGCCACCGACGTGGCTGCCCGTGGGCTGGACGTTGAACGTATCAGCCTGGTAGTGAACTACGATATCCCGATGGATTCTGAATCCTACGTTCACCGTATCGGCCGTACCGGCCGTGCCGGTCGTGCTGGCCGCGCGCTGCTGTTTGTGGAAAACCGCGAACGCCGCCTGCTGCGCAACATTGAACGCACCATGAAGCTGACCATCCCGGAAGTGGAACTGCCGAATGCAGAACTGCTGGGCCAACGCCGTCTGGCTAAGTTTGCCGCCAAAGTGCAGCAACAGCTGGAAAGCAGCGATCTGGATCAGTACCGTGCACTGCTGGCTAAACTGCAGCCGGAAGAAGAGCTGGATATGGAAACGCTGGCTGCTGCGCTGCTGAAAATGGCGCAGGGCGAACGCCCACTGATCCTGCCACCGGATCCCGTCTTCAAGCCGCGTCAACGCCGTGAGCTCAACGAACGTGATGACCGCCGCCGTGATAGCAGCGAACGTCCGCGCCGTGAACGCCGTGACGTGGGTGAAATGCAGCTGTACCGCATTGAAGTTGGCCGTGATGACGGTGTGGAAGTTCGTCATATCGTTGGCGCTATCGCTAACGAAGGCGACATCAGCAGCCGTTATATCGGCAACATCAAGCTGTTTGCTTCCCACTCCACTATCGAGCTGCCAAAAGGCATGCCGGGCGAGATCCTGAATCACTTCACCCGCACGCGCATCCTGAACAAGCCGATGAACATGCAACTGTTGGGCGATGCTCAGCCGCATGAACGCCGCGATCGTGGCAACGGTGGTGAACGCCGTGGCGGCCGCCCGTTCAACGGTGAACGCCGTGAAGGTGCTCCACGCCGTTCTTTCGGTGAGCGTCGTGAAGGTGGTAACGCTGAACGCCGTGGCGGTAACTTCAACCGTGACGGCAAACCAGCCGCACGCCGTGATGATGCCGCGCCAGCCGCACCACGTCGCCGCTTCGGTGACGCATAA
- the yrbN gene encoding protein YrbN, translating to MKMTENFRDELCRLAAIINEARVHDY from the coding sequence ATGAAAATGACTGAAAATTTTCGCGACGAGTTATGTAGACTGGCAGCCATTATTAATGAGGCACGTGTACATGACTACTGA